One genomic region from Natrinema caseinilyticum encodes:
- the hisG gene encoding ATP phosphoribosyltransferase yields MRIAVPNKGRLHEPTIDLLERAGLHLENGADRKLYADTVDPDVTVLFARAADIPEYVADGAADLGITGFDQVQEARVDTVDELLDLEFGRCRLVLAAPEDGNIESVDDLAGKIVATEFPNITADFFAETGVEPDIVEVTGATELTPHVEMADAIVDITSTGTTLKMNRLAVVDEVLSSSVRLFGREDVVDDPKVEEVRTALSSVKHAEGKRYLMMNVPRERLADVRAVIPGLGGPTVMDIADERGSADADTDTGDGKVAVHAVVDEQDVFETITDVKNAGASDILVTEIERLVE; encoded by the coding sequence ATGCGAATCGCCGTTCCCAACAAGGGCCGCCTGCACGAGCCGACGATCGACCTCCTGGAGCGGGCGGGGCTCCACCTCGAGAACGGGGCCGATCGGAAACTCTACGCCGATACCGTCGATCCCGACGTCACCGTGCTGTTCGCCCGCGCGGCCGACATCCCGGAGTACGTCGCCGACGGCGCGGCCGACCTCGGGATCACCGGCTTCGATCAGGTCCAGGAGGCCCGCGTCGACACCGTCGACGAGTTGCTCGATCTCGAGTTCGGACGCTGTCGGCTCGTGCTGGCGGCACCCGAAGACGGGAACATCGAGTCCGTCGACGACCTGGCCGGCAAGATCGTCGCGACGGAGTTTCCGAACATCACCGCCGATTTCTTCGCGGAGACCGGGGTCGAACCCGACATCGTGGAGGTCACGGGCGCGACGGAACTCACACCGCACGTCGAGATGGCCGACGCCATCGTCGACATCACGAGCACCGGAACCACGCTCAAAATGAATCGCCTGGCCGTCGTCGACGAGGTCCTCTCGAGTTCGGTTCGGTTGTTCGGCCGCGAAGACGTCGTCGACGACCCGAAGGTCGAGGAAGTCAGGACCGCCCTCTCCTCGGTGAAACACGCCGAGGGGAAGCGGTATCTGATGATGAACGTTCCCCGGGAACGACTCGCGGACGTTCGAGCGGTCATTCCGGGCCTGGGCGGACCGACGGTCATGGATATCGCCGACGAGCGGGGATCGGCCGACGCAGATACCGACACCGGTGACGGAAAAGTCGCGGTCCACGCCGTCGTCGACGAACAGGACGTCTTCGAGACGATCACCGACGTCAAAAACGCCGGCGCGAGCGATATTTTAGTGACCGAGATCGAGCGTCTCGTCGAATAG
- a CDS encoding DUF7344 domain-containing protein, translating to MTIHSDRTTTVSDRYPSASGGVVGRRSLPRETINRVLDSDRRSEVLRCVLAADGPVEVRTLVGRIADAEDDATLETTIHQLRQRIHVSLCRTHLPLLEDHDIVTYDRIRSLVGPGPSLDAFESELEYQSLERPIAGRLG from the coding sequence ATGACGATCCACTCAGACCGAACGACGACCGTTTCGGATCGGTATCCGTCCGCGAGCGGCGGCGTGGTCGGTCGTCGGTCGCTCCCGCGCGAGACGATCAACCGCGTCTTGGACAGCGACCGCCGGAGCGAGGTGCTTCGCTGTGTCCTCGCTGCGGACGGGCCGGTCGAGGTCCGGACGCTCGTCGGTCGCATCGCCGACGCCGAGGACGATGCGACCCTCGAGACGACGATTCACCAACTTCGCCAGCGGATCCACGTTTCCCTGTGTCGGACCCACCTCCCGTTGCTCGAGGACCACGATATCGTAACGTACGACCGGATTCGAAGCCTCGTCGGGCCGGGCCCGAGCCTCGATGCGTTCGAATCCGAACTCGAGTACCAATCGCTCGAGCGGCCGATCGCCGGCCGGCTGGGGTAA
- a CDS encoding TATA-box-binding protein: MTDPKDTINIENVVASTGIGQELDLQSVAMDLEGADYDPEQFPGLVYRTQNPKSAALIFRSGKIVCTGAKSTDDVHESLRIVFDKLRELQIQVNEDPEIVVQNIVTSADLGRNLNLNAIAIGLGLENIEYEPEQFPGLVYRLDEPEVVALLFGSGKLVITGGKKPEDAEHAVDKIVSRLEDLGLLE; this comes from the coding sequence GAAGGACACCATCAACATCGAAAACGTGGTGGCGTCGACCGGCATCGGGCAGGAACTCGACCTCCAGAGCGTTGCGATGGACCTCGAGGGGGCCGATTACGACCCCGAACAGTTCCCCGGTCTCGTTTACCGCACCCAGAATCCAAAGTCCGCCGCCCTGATCTTCCGGTCCGGGAAGATCGTCTGTACCGGCGCGAAAAGCACCGACGACGTCCACGAAAGTCTTCGCATCGTCTTCGATAAACTCCGCGAACTCCAGATTCAGGTCAACGAAGATCCGGAAATCGTCGTCCAGAACATCGTCACCTCGGCCGACCTCGGTCGAAATCTCAACCTGAACGCGATCGCGATCGGATTGGGACTGGAGAACATCGAGTACGAACCCGAACAGTTCCCCGGACTCGTGTACCGGCTCGACGAACCGGAGGTCGTCGCGCTCCTCTTTGGCTCCGGCAAACTCGTCATCACTGGCGGCAAGAAACCCGAGGACGCCGAACACGCCGTCGACAAGATCGTCTCCCGACTCGAGGACCTGGGACTGCTCGAATAA